In the Capsicum annuum cultivar UCD-10X-F1 unplaced genomic scaffold, UCD10Xv1.1 ctg18430, whole genome shotgun sequence genome, one interval contains:
- the LOC124890471 gene encoding probable glutathione S-transferase: MRVRITLAEKGIQYEYKEQDLLNKSTLLLQMNPIHKKIPVLIHNGKPICESHIIVEYIDEVWKDKLPLLPSDPYERAHARFWTDYIGKKVYDGGMKIWSSKVEVHETANKEFIECLKVLEGELGDKPYFNGENFGLVDMAFIPYYSWFPVYKKLSNLHIVEECPKFVSWAKRCMQKESVSKCLVDPDAIYDFIVMFRQKTGVA, encoded by the exons ATGAGGGTGAGGATTACCCTGGCTGAAAAGGGGATCCAATATGAATACAAAGAGCAAGACTTGTTGAACAAAAGCACTTTACTCCTACAAATGAATCCAATTCACAAGAAAATACCAGTGTTGATCCATAATGGAAAACCAATTTGTGAGTCACACATAATTGTTGAGTATATAGATGAAGTTTGGAAGGACAAATTGCCTTTGTTACCTTCTGATCCTTATGAGAGAGCTCATGCTAGGTTTTGGACTGATTATATTGGAAAAAAG GTCTATGATGGTGGAATGAAAATTTGGAGCTCAAAAGTGGAAGTACATGAAACAGCCAATAAAGAATTCATAGAGTGTTTGAAGGTGTTGGAAGGGGAGTTGGGAGACAAACCATACTTTAATGGAGAAAATTTTGGGCTTGTTGATATGGCCTTTATTCCTTACTATAGTTGGTTTCCTGTTTATAAAAAACTTAGCAACTTACACATAGTAGAAGAGTGTCCTAAGTTTGTGTCATGGGCTAAGAGGTGTATGCAAAAGGAGAGTGTCTCTAAGTGTCTTGTTGATCCTGATGCAATCTATGATTTTATTGTCATGTTCAGACAGAAGACCGGCGTTGCCTAA